Within Nitrospirota bacterium, the genomic segment CGTCATTATGAGTTCAGCGCTTCCGGTGTGTTGCTGGACAGTATTGCATGGGAGAAACCCGTCATTGCATCGCAGCTTCCGATATTCAGAAATATCGAAACTGTATTTGGCAACATCGGGTATTTGTGCGATAACGGCAGCTTCAGCAGAACGATAGAAACTATTCTTACCAGGACCGATTCCGATCACTACAGACAACAGGTTCTCAATATGCGGAAAGTGAAAGTATCGAGGTCACCGGAATCACTTGCCGGGAAATACCGTGAGCTTGTCGATATACTAAAGCATGTGTAAGGCATACTTGTCTCTCTAATGAAAAAACTCTCACCTGCATCAAAATGGCTCATAGTCGCGGGGGCGAGACCGAACTTCATGAAGATCGCTCCGTTGATCCATGCAATAAGGGAATCGAATGCCCGCAACGCACGCATAAGTCCGGTCATAGTGCATACCGGCCAGCACTATGACAAGGTACTCTCCCAGATTTTTTTCGATGATCTTGGGATTCCTGAGCCGGACTTCAATCTCGGCATAGGTTCCGGCAGCCATGCGGAACAGACAGGAAGGATTATGATCGCGTTTGAACAGGTGGCTCTGGCGCAGAATCCTGATCTCGTGGTAGTTGCAGGCGATGTGAATTCGACCATCGCCTGTGCCCTGGTCGCTGCAAAACTCAGCATCCCCGTAGCCCATATTGAGGCTGGATTGAGATCATTCGACAAAACCATGCCGGAGGAGATAAACAGGATACTGACCGACCGGATCAGTGACTTCCTGTTCACGCCTTCGCGGGATGCTGACGAGAATCTCAGGAAGGAAGGTATCGCCGCTGAAAAAATCTTTTTTGTCGGAAACATCATGGTGGACAGCCTGATGCTTATCATGAAACACATCCACAAATCACGGATATTGTCGATGCTCGGGAAAATCCTCGACCATCACACAGGATATGCCATGATCACCCTCCACCGGCCCTCAAATGTTGACGACAAAAGGACACTGGAGCAAGTACTGGGATGTATCAAAGAACTTTCAAGGGATATGCCGATGCTGTTTCCGGTACACCCGAGGACAGCAAAGCAGATCAATGATTTTGGACTTGGCCGGAACATCACGTGGCTGGATGCTGATTACCATATTATGCGCGGACAAAACGCCAGTAATATCTATGGTCTGCCCCCGCTCGGCTACCTTGATTTTGTTACCCTGATGGCAAGGGCAAAAGTCATTTTTACTGATTCCGGAGGCATTCAGGAGGAAAGCACTGTCCTCGGGATACCGTGCATTACCCTGAGAGAGAATACCGAAAGACCTGTCACCGTCACAGAGGGAACAAATACCATTACGGGGAATGATCCGGAAAAAATAACCGGTGCCTTCATACGCGCAATATCGCCGGGAGAAAAGAGTATCAGAAGTATCCCTGCACTGTGGGACGGGAAGACAGCACCGAGGATAGTCGAAATTTTGGCCTCAAAATATTTTTCTGCTCAATCATGAGTGGGAAACAGCTCCAACTAAAGTTGCAGAAGTCTTTTCAACCTTATGTGTGCATGGAATCTATAACTTTCTGCGCTATTTATTAAAACCATTTGGCGATTGACAATATTCTGCTTTTCTTATACTAATGTATATATAGGAATACCAGTAAATCAGCCGGCCATATCCA encodes:
- the wecB gene encoding UDP-N-acetylglucosamine 2-epimerase (non-hydrolyzing) translates to MKKLSPASKWLIVAGARPNFMKIAPLIHAIRESNARNARISPVIVHTGQHYDKVLSQIFFDDLGIPEPDFNLGIGSGSHAEQTGRIMIAFEQVALAQNPDLVVVAGDVNSTIACALVAAKLSIPVAHIEAGLRSFDKTMPEEINRILTDRISDFLFTPSRDADENLRKEGIAAEKIFFVGNIMVDSLMLIMKHIHKSRILSMLGKILDHHTGYAMITLHRPSNVDDKRTLEQVLGCIKELSRDMPMLFPVHPRTAKQINDFGLGRNITWLDADYHIMRGQNASNIYGLPPLGYLDFVTLMARAKVIFTDSGGIQEESTVLGIPCITLRENTERPVTVTEGTNTITGNDPEKITGAFIRAISPGEKSIRSIPALWDGKTAPRIVEILASKYFSAQS